From Haloglomus litoreum, the proteins below share one genomic window:
- a CDS encoding glycosyltransferase, giving the protein MSVPTVAAFTDTYLPTVNGVTYTVSTWRERWGRRGGRMHVVYPAATDYDPASTEHPVRSIEFPYYEGFHLGLPGVPTAVERDDIDIVHAHTPFLLGLGGARFARREELPLVASYHTPTAEYADYIAEGRLADAVEAVARRYERWYLDRTDAVVVPSEPAREHLEDIGVSAAVEVVPNGVDTDRFRPVETAAFRERHDLGDGLLLGYTGRHGYEKDLGAILDAVDGFRVDGERPTVVFGGDGPARASLMASAEGLDADVRFLGFLDREELPAFYSSLDAFLFPSPVETQGLVALEANACGTPVVGVDSGALAETVDEGETGFHFEPGDTASFREAIRWTLVDREALSETCLDRRDAISVEHAVDRLAAVYRSAMDQY; this is encoded by the coding sequence ATGTCGGTCCCGACGGTCGCGGCGTTCACCGACACGTACCTGCCGACCGTGAACGGCGTCACCTACACCGTGAGCACGTGGCGCGAGCGGTGGGGCCGCCGTGGCGGCCGGATGCACGTCGTCTACCCTGCTGCCACCGACTACGACCCGGCCTCGACCGAGCACCCCGTCAGGAGCATCGAGTTCCCCTACTACGAGGGGTTCCACCTCGGGCTCCCCGGTGTCCCGACCGCCGTGGAGCGCGACGACATCGACATCGTCCACGCGCACACGCCGTTCCTGCTCGGCCTCGGTGGCGCCCGCTTCGCGCGCCGGGAGGAGCTGCCACTGGTCGCCTCCTACCACACCCCGACCGCCGAGTACGCCGACTACATCGCGGAGGGACGGCTCGCGGATGCCGTCGAGGCGGTCGCGCGCCGCTACGAACGCTGGTACCTCGACCGCACGGACGCCGTGGTCGTCCCCTCGGAGCCGGCCCGCGAGCACCTGGAGGACATCGGCGTCTCCGCGGCCGTCGAGGTGGTCCCCAACGGCGTCGACACGGACCGGTTCCGGCCGGTCGAGACGGCGGCCTTCCGCGAGCGACACGACCTCGGCGACGGGCTCCTGCTAGGGTACACGGGGCGACACGGCTACGAGAAGGACCTCGGGGCGATCCTCGACGCCGTCGACGGGTTCCGCGTCGACGGGGAGCGCCCGACGGTCGTCTTCGGCGGTGATGGGCCCGCTCGCGCGAGTCTGATGGCCAGCGCCGAGGGGCTCGACGCCGACGTGCGGTTCCTGGGCTTCCTCGACCGCGAGGAGCTACCGGCCTTCTACAGCAGCCTCGACGCGTTCCTCTTCCCGAGCCCCGTCGAGACCCAGGGGCTGGTGGCCCTGGAGGCCAACGCCTGCGGAACCCCCGTCGTCGGCGTCGACAGCGGCGCGCTCGCCGAGACGGTCGACGAGGGCGAGACGGGGTTCCACTTCGAGCCGGGGGACACGGCCTCGTTCCGCGAGGCCATCCGCTGGACGCTGGTCGACCGCGAGGCGCTCTCGGAGACGTGTCTCGACCGTCGGGACGCCATCAGCGTCGAACACGCGGTCGACCGGCTGGCGGCGGTGTACCGCAGCGCGATGGACCAGTACTGA
- a CDS encoding transcription initiation factor IIB, translating to MTDTSVRRFQRENEETAEHESDENEELVCPECGGDVATDTEHGEVVCQDCGLVVDEDNIDRGPEWRAFDAKEKDEKSRVGAPTTNMMHDKGLSTNIGWQDKDAYGNSLSSRQRQKMQRLRTWNERFRTRDSKERNLKQALGEIDRMASALGLPDNVRETASVIYRRALDENLLPGRSIEGVSTSALYAAARQAGTPRSLDEISGVSRVEKDEIARTYRYVVRELKLEIKPADPESYVPRFASDLDLSDEAERRARELLQSAKQAGIHSGKSPVGLAAAAVYAASLLCNEKVTQSEVSEVANISEVTIRNRYHELLEAEDGLAA from the coding sequence ATGACAGATACGAGTGTCAGACGCTTTCAGCGTGAGAACGAGGAAACGGCGGAGCACGAGTCCGACGAGAACGAGGAGCTCGTCTGTCCGGAGTGTGGTGGTGACGTGGCCACCGACACCGAACACGGTGAGGTGGTCTGCCAGGACTGTGGCCTCGTCGTCGACGAGGACAACATCGACCGCGGGCCCGAATGGCGCGCGTTCGACGCCAAGGAGAAGGACGAGAAGTCCCGCGTCGGCGCCCCGACCACGAACATGATGCACGACAAGGGGCTCTCGACCAACATCGGCTGGCAGGACAAGGACGCCTACGGCAACAGCCTGTCCTCGCGCCAGCGCCAGAAGATGCAGCGCCTGCGGACCTGGAACGAGCGGTTCCGCACCCGTGACTCGAAGGAGCGCAACCTCAAGCAGGCACTCGGCGAGATCGACCGGATGGCCAGCGCACTGGGCCTCCCCGACAACGTCCGCGAGACCGCGAGCGTCATCTACCGGCGCGCACTCGATGAGAACCTGCTTCCCGGGCGCTCCATCGAGGGTGTCTCGACGAGCGCGCTGTACGCGGCCGCCCGGCAGGCCGGTACCCCGCGGAGCCTCGACGAGATCTCCGGCGTCTCCCGCGTCGAGAAGGACGAGATCGCCCGGACCTACCGCTACGTGGTCCGCGAGCTGAAACTGGAGATCAAGCCGGCCGACCCCGAGAGCTACGTCCCCCGGTTCGCGTCCGACCTCGACCTGAGCGATGAGGCCGAGCGCCGCGCCCGTGAACTGCTCCAGTCGGCCAAGCAGGCCGGCATCCACTCGGGGAAGTCCCCCGTCGGACTGGCAGCGGCCGCCGTCTACGCCGCCTCGCTGCTCTGCAACGAGAAGGTGACACAGAGCGAGGTCAGCGAGGTGGCCAACATCTCGGAGGTCACCATCCGGAACCGCTACCACGAACTCCTCGAGGCCGAGGACGGCCTCGCGGCCTGA